A stretch of Vibrio sp. B1FLJ16 DNA encodes these proteins:
- a CDS encoding ABC transporter permease — translation MFKRILSTYSLLFFIFLYAPVILIVVYSFNSNSVNIMNWAGASLDWYRIMFGMETEMQLPDTYIDSTGQLLNALKNSLMVASSATVISTVLGTMVALALARFRFKLQPFYKMLMHVPMVMPDIVLGIALLIFFIGSGLSLGSTTIVIGHCTFLISYVFIVVSSRLAGMDPLLESASADLGANEWQTFKRVTLPLILPGVIGGALLSFIISIDDVVITYFISGTDSTTLPVYILSMIRKGIKPEINAIATLMLLFSLVIAYAGIYFKSKKSSI, via the coding sequence ATGTTTAAACGGATTTTATCGACCTACAGTTTGCTGTTTTTTATTTTTCTTTATGCACCAGTAATTTTGATTGTGGTGTACTCGTTCAACTCTAACTCGGTAAACATTATGAACTGGGCTGGGGCGAGTTTGGATTGGTACCGAATCATGTTCGGCATGGAAACCGAAATGCAGTTGCCAGACACCTACATTGATTCAACAGGTCAGTTGCTCAATGCACTCAAGAATAGTTTGATGGTCGCAAGCAGTGCTACCGTCATTTCCACTGTATTGGGCACTATGGTTGCACTGGCGCTGGCGCGGTTCCGCTTCAAGCTACAGCCGTTTTACAAAATGCTGATGCATGTGCCTATGGTGATGCCAGACATCGTGCTAGGGATTGCGCTGCTGATATTCTTTATTGGTTCGGGATTGAGCTTAGGTTCAACCACTATCGTCATTGGTCATTGTACATTCTTAATCAGCTATGTATTCATCGTAGTCAGCTCTCGATTAGCAGGAATGGACCCGCTATTAGAAAGTGCGTCTGCTGACTTGGGTGCCAATGAATGGCAAACATTCAAACGTGTGACTCTGCCTTTGATCCTTCCCGGAGTGATAGGTGGCGCTTTGCTTAGTTTCATCATTTCTATTGATGACGTCGTGATCACTTACTTTATCAGTGGTACGGATTCGACCACTTTACCTGTGTACATTCTCAGCATGATCCGAAAAGGAATCAAACCGGAAATCAATGCGATAGCAACACTAATGCTGCTGTTCTCATTAGTTATCGCGTATGCGGGTATCTACTTTAAATCTAAGAAAAGCTCAATA